One genomic window of Ottowia oryzae includes the following:
- a CDS encoding methanobactin export MATE transporter MbnM translates to MNATKVQLGRQLFYDTRLSVNNTLACAGCHAPSLAFADGRTVARGATGQSHPRNAPGLINVAYQATLDWANPAPRTLEQQMHTPLFGQSPIELGVNDANRDAIRQRLADDASYPAQFTSAFPNEAEPLQWDNVIKAIAAFQRTLISASSRYDQARAGAISLADNEQRGQALFFGTRGSAQCVQCHGGPNLGGGAFASTSGTTGAPGFYNIGLFNIGGTGAYPARNRGLFETTGLPQDMGKFRAPSLRNVALTAPYLHDGSADTLESVVALHAAGGRVLGPGPYAGDGRSNPFKDPLIDQIRLSAQDQSDLVAFLRTLTDEAALTRADFSAP, encoded by the coding sequence ATGAACGCCACCAAGGTGCAACTGGGGCGCCAGCTTTTCTACGACACGCGCCTGTCGGTCAACAACACGCTGGCGTGCGCCGGCTGCCACGCGCCCAGCCTGGCATTTGCCGACGGGCGCACGGTGGCGCGCGGGGCGACAGGGCAGAGCCACCCCCGCAACGCGCCAGGCCTGATCAACGTCGCCTACCAGGCCACGCTCGACTGGGCGAACCCGGCACCGCGCACGCTGGAGCAGCAGATGCACACGCCGCTGTTCGGCCAATCGCCCATTGAGCTGGGCGTCAACGATGCCAACCGCGACGCCATTCGCCAGCGCCTGGCGGACGACGCGAGCTACCCCGCCCAGTTCACCAGCGCCTTCCCCAACGAGGCAGAACCGCTTCAGTGGGACAACGTGATCAAAGCCATCGCGGCTTTCCAGCGCACGCTGATCTCGGCATCCAGCCGGTACGACCAGGCACGCGCGGGCGCCATCTCGCTGGCCGACAACGAGCAGCGCGGCCAGGCGCTGTTCTTCGGCACGCGCGGCAGCGCCCAATGCGTGCAGTGCCACGGCGGCCCCAACCTGGGCGGCGGCGCGTTCGCCAGCACGTCAGGCACCACCGGCGCGCCGGGTTTCTACAACATCGGCCTGTTCAACATCGGCGGCACAGGCGCTTATCCGGCGCGCAATCGGGGTTTGTTCGAGACCACCGGCCTGCCGCAAGACATGGGCAAGTTCCGCGCGCCCAGCCTGCGCAACGTGGCGCTCACGGCGCCCTACCTGCACGACGGAAGCGCGGACACGCTTGAAAGCGTGGTCGCCCTGCACGCTGCGGGCGGGCGCGTGCTCGGCCCGGGCCCCTACGCGGGTGACGGGCGCAGCAATCCGTTCAAGGACCCGCTGATCGACCAGATTCGCCTGAGTGCGCAAGACCAGTCAGACCTGGTCGCCTTTCTTCGCACGCTGACCGACGAGGCCGCGCTCACGCGGGCAGATTTCTCCGCACCATGA
- a CDS encoding PQQ-binding-like beta-propeller repeat protein produces the protein MHITTPFVSAPRRTRWAQRICAALVASLGFFTLAACGGSGDDDVDRGPTTIEVQTKLHGLYWDASAAKLYLTDDDVAANAIKVWDGKDQFTVAYPLPAMQAEQRPTLGQLTRAGDGKLYVTRFGFGSYGTVVAAPAAGQPYNLTGLAGDRRRLPLTPTADGKLLTGWFRGGGSGPSGVISEITLGTGTQASERDLITGLSKPAGLVVRGDQVIVSDQGSGKILAYSLAAIRTQPSTAAEGRLVAQFTSADSLDLMTSGADGTLYFGTGTGSLYAVDSQGGFKALATGWPGIRGVAVDNANRRLFAAVGAVQADGPSSIRIVPLD, from the coding sequence ATGCATATCACCACCCCGTTCGTTTCTGCGCCCCGGCGCACCCGCTGGGCCCAGCGAATCTGTGCCGCGCTCGTGGCATCGCTCGGCTTCTTCACGCTGGCGGCGTGCGGTGGCAGCGGCGACGACGACGTGGACCGTGGGCCCACCACGATCGAAGTGCAGACCAAGCTCCACGGCCTGTATTGGGACGCCAGCGCCGCCAAGCTGTACCTGACCGATGACGACGTGGCTGCCAACGCCATCAAGGTGTGGGACGGCAAGGACCAATTCACCGTGGCCTACCCGCTGCCCGCCATGCAGGCCGAGCAGCGCCCCACGCTGGGCCAGCTGACACGCGCTGGTGACGGCAAGCTGTACGTCACGCGCTTCGGCTTCGGCAGCTACGGCACGGTGGTGGCGGCGCCCGCTGCGGGCCAGCCTTACAACCTGACGGGTCTGGCGGGCGACCGCCGGCGCCTGCCGCTGACGCCGACGGCGGACGGCAAGCTGCTGACGGGGTGGTTTCGCGGTGGCGGCTCCGGCCCCAGCGGGGTAATCAGTGAGATCACGCTGGGCACCGGCACACAGGCCAGCGAGCGCGACCTGATCACGGGCTTGAGCAAGCCCGCGGGCTTGGTGGTGCGGGGCGACCAGGTCATCGTGTCCGACCAAGGCAGCGGCAAGATCTTGGCCTACTCGCTGGCGGCGATCCGCACGCAGCCCAGCACCGCCGCCGAAGGGCGCTTGGTCGCCCAGTTCACCTCAGCCGACAGCCTGGACCTGATGACTTCCGGCGCAGACGGCACGCTGTACTTTGGCACCGGCACCGGCTCGCTCTACGCAGTAGACAGCCAAGGCGGCTTCAAGGCCCTGGCGACGGGCTGGCCGGGCATCCGCGGCGTGGCCGTGGACAACGCCAACCGCCGCCTCTTCGCCGCCGTGGGCGCCGTGCAGGCGGACGGGCCATCGTCGATCCGCATCGTGCCGCTGGACTGA
- a CDS encoding TOBE domain-containing protein: MNQRALSAHHLGYAQADKRLHILQLVGLHGSISQAARAAGISYKAAWQAIHTLTNLAGTPLVDSAVGGSGGGGARLTPAGERLLDAAHQMDAARRDVLDRFNEPSSTALAGPRTSMRNLLPCRVARLESDGARDPMVRAVLALADGSQLVSMITRESAELLGLAPELPVLALCKATAVRVTAPTADEGARRKEGAEVVNQLAGKIERLSRGVQRDEAVVTLGSGLQLTGFAARPHRLRTGSRVVAALDESAVVIALAS, encoded by the coding sequence ATGAATCAGCGCGCCCTGTCTGCCCACCACCTTGGCTACGCCCAGGCCGACAAGCGCCTGCACATCCTGCAGCTGGTAGGGCTGCACGGCTCCATATCGCAAGCCGCGCGTGCGGCGGGCATCAGCTACAAGGCGGCCTGGCAGGCGATCCACACGCTGACCAACCTGGCGGGCACCCCGTTGGTGGACAGCGCCGTGGGTGGCAGCGGCGGCGGTGGCGCGCGGCTGACGCCCGCCGGCGAGCGCCTGCTGGACGCTGCGCACCAGATGGATGCGGCCCGCCGCGACGTGCTGGACCGCTTCAACGAGCCTTCATCCACCGCGCTGGCCGGGCCGCGCACGAGCATGCGCAACCTGCTGCCGTGCCGCGTGGCGCGCCTGGAAAGCGATGGCGCCCGCGACCCGATGGTGCGCGCTGTGCTGGCCCTGGCCGACGGCAGCCAGCTGGTGTCGATGATCACGCGCGAAAGCGCCGAACTGCTGGGCCTGGCGCCCGAACTGCCGGTGCTGGCGCTGTGCAAGGCCACGGCGGTGCGCGTGACGGCGCCCACCGCCGATGAGGGCGCGCGCCGGAAGGAGGGCGCCGAGGTGGTCAACCAACTGGCGGGCAAGATCGAGCGCCTGTCGCGCGGCGTGCAGCGCGACGAAGCCGTGGTGACGCTCGGCAGCGGCTTGCAGCTGACCGGCTTTGCGGCGCGGCCGCATCGCCTGCGCACCGGCAGCCGGGTGGTGGCCGCGCTGGACGAGTCGGCGGTGGTGATTGCGCTGGCTTCGTAG
- the crcB gene encoding fluoride efflux transporter CrcB — translation MHAVIAICLGACAGALLRWQLGLWLNHAGAWMPWGTLAANLVGGYLVGLVIGALQQLPELDPAWRLLLVTGFLGGLTTFSSFSAEVVEMLVNGRALEALGTMTAHLGGSFLLTWLGLQTATFLISVRA, via the coding sequence ATGCACGCCGTCATCGCCATCTGCCTGGGTGCCTGCGCTGGCGCGCTGTTGCGCTGGCAGCTGGGCTTGTGGCTGAACCACGCCGGCGCCTGGATGCCCTGGGGCACGCTGGCGGCCAACCTCGTGGGCGGCTATCTGGTGGGTCTGGTGATCGGCGCGCTGCAGCAGCTGCCAGAGCTTGACCCGGCGTGGCGCCTGCTGCTGGTCACGGGCTTTCTGGGCGGGTTGACGACCTTTTCCAGCTTCAGCGCCGAGGTGGTCGAGATGCTGGTGAACGGGCGCGCGCTGGAGGCGCTGGGCACCATGACCGCGCACCTGGGCGGCTCATTCCTTCTGACTTGGTTGGGTCTGCAGACTGCTACGTTTTTGATATCTGTCCGCGCTTGA
- a CDS encoding recombination-associated protein RdgC, with protein MFKNLMIYRIGPDWPTSAESLEAALAAEPFAECSATQQRSTGWVPPRGEDHGALVEVVDGQWIARFVIETKSVPGDAVRRRTEEAVAEIEKTTGRKPGKKEVRDLRDDALQALLPQAFPRRGQVTAWIDPERRWLVLDTGAQGKADELITSLVRVAGKGFEVRLLHTQETPQAVMAAWLAAESAEALPDAFHVERECELKGSGDEPAVVKFTRHDLATEEVRQHIAEGKLPTKLALGWQGRVGFMLTQALQLKKITFQEGVFEEQAGAKDDDRFDADVALATGELGGLIDDLIEALGGEADPTAFPTPPSGDAAVATTTPTTTPITAGGHVASGATAAPDDDPPF; from the coding sequence GTGTTCAAGAACCTCATGATTTACCGCATCGGCCCGGATTGGCCGACCTCCGCCGAGAGCCTGGAGGCCGCGCTGGCCGCCGAGCCCTTTGCCGAATGCAGTGCCACGCAGCAGCGTTCCACCGGTTGGGTGCCGCCGCGCGGCGAAGACCACGGCGCGCTGGTGGAAGTGGTGGACGGGCAGTGGATTGCCCGCTTCGTGATCGAAACCAAGTCCGTGCCCGGCGACGCCGTGCGCCGCCGCACCGAAGAAGCGGTCGCCGAGATCGAAAAGACCACCGGCCGCAAGCCCGGTAAGAAAGAAGTGCGCGACCTGCGCGACGACGCCCTGCAGGCGCTGCTGCCGCAGGCCTTTCCGCGCCGCGGCCAGGTTACCGCGTGGATCGACCCGGAACGCCGCTGGCTGGTGCTGGACACCGGCGCGCAAGGCAAGGCCGACGAGCTGATCACCAGCCTGGTGCGCGTGGCGGGCAAGGGCTTTGAGGTGCGCCTGCTGCACACCCAGGAAACACCCCAGGCCGTGATGGCCGCGTGGCTGGCCGCCGAATCGGCCGAAGCGCTGCCCGACGCCTTTCATGTCGAGCGCGAATGCGAACTGAAAGGCAGCGGCGACGAGCCGGCCGTGGTGAAGTTCACCCGCCACGATCTGGCCACCGAAGAAGTGCGCCAGCACATCGCCGAGGGCAAGCTGCCCACCAAGCTGGCACTGGGCTGGCAAGGCCGCGTGGGCTTCATGCTGACGCAGGCGCTGCAGCTCAAGAAGATCACGTTCCAGGAAGGCGTGTTCGAAGAACAGGCCGGCGCCAAGGACGACGACCGCTTTGATGCCGACGTGGCCCTGGCCACGGGCGAGCTGGGCGGCCTGATCGACGACCTGATCGAAGCGCTGGGCGGTGAAGCCGACCCCACCGCCTTCCCCACCCCGCCAAGCGGCGACGCGGCCGTGGCCACCACCACGCCCACCACTACCCCGATCACTGCGGGCGGCCATGTTGCCAGCGGGGCGACCGCCGCCCCCGACGACGACCCGCCGTTCTGA
- a CDS encoding TRAP transporter large permease, whose translation MTETLLMGAMLLGIMLLLLAAGVWIAMTLAIVGWIGQAFFTNTLPGKNLFSAFWESTASWELAALPLFIWMGEILFRTRLSEEMFEGLRPWLNRVPGRLMHTTILGCGVFGSVSGSSAATCATISKVALPELKRRGYNEKLAIGSLATAGTLGILIPPSITMVVYAVAADTSIIRIFLAGFLPGLLLMVLFSGYIGWWSLRHPDQVPPPDAPTTFVEKLKLSGNLIPCALLIVFIVWVLVAGWATATECAAFGVLGSLAIAAWGRSLTWQAFKDGLMGATRTSCMIMFILAGAAFLTKTMAFTGIPRELAEWVDSLHLSPYALISALVLVYIVLGTALDGISMIVLTSAVVLPMVQKAGFDLVWFGIFVVLLVEIAEVTPPVGFNLFVLQNMTGKDSTLIAKAAIPFFLCLVLCIVLITVFPEIVTWLPDELMGKKR comes from the coding sequence ATGACCGAAACCCTGCTCATGGGCGCGATGCTGCTCGGCATCATGCTGTTGCTACTGGCTGCCGGCGTCTGGATCGCCATGACGCTGGCCATCGTTGGCTGGATCGGCCAGGCGTTCTTCACCAATACGCTGCCTGGCAAGAACCTGTTCTCGGCCTTCTGGGAAAGTACCGCCAGCTGGGAGTTGGCAGCGCTTCCGCTGTTCATCTGGATGGGCGAGATCCTTTTCAGAACCCGGTTGTCCGAAGAGATGTTCGAAGGCCTGCGACCGTGGCTCAACCGCGTGCCCGGTCGCCTGATGCACACCACCATCCTGGGCTGCGGGGTGTTCGGCTCGGTGTCGGGCTCGTCGGCCGCTACCTGCGCCACCATCTCCAAGGTGGCACTGCCCGAGCTGAAACGGCGCGGCTACAACGAGAAACTGGCCATCGGCTCGTTGGCGACCGCCGGTACCCTCGGCATTCTGATTCCGCCCTCGATCACCATGGTGGTGTACGCGGTGGCGGCGGATACGTCCATCATCCGCATCTTCCTGGCGGGCTTTCTCCCCGGGCTGTTGCTGATGGTGCTGTTTTCCGGCTACATCGGCTGGTGGAGCCTGCGCCACCCCGACCAGGTGCCGCCCCCAGACGCCCCCACCACCTTCGTGGAAAAGCTCAAGCTGTCGGGCAACCTGATCCCGTGTGCGCTGCTGATTGTCTTCATCGTGTGGGTGCTGGTCGCCGGCTGGGCCACCGCCACCGAATGCGCGGCCTTTGGGGTGCTGGGTTCGCTGGCCATCGCAGCCTGGGGCCGCAGCCTGACGTGGCAAGCGTTCAAGGATGGCCTGATGGGCGCCACGCGCACCAGCTGCATGATCATGTTCATCCTGGCGGGCGCGGCTTTCCTGACCAAGACGATGGCATTCACCGGCATTCCGCGCGAACTGGCCGAATGGGTGGACAGCCTGCACCTGTCGCCCTACGCGCTGATCTCTGCGCTGGTGCTGGTGTACATCGTGCTGGGCACTGCGTTGGACGGCATCAGCATGATCGTGCTCACCAGCGCGGTGGTGCTGCCCATGGTGCAGAAGGCGGGGTTCGACCTGGTGTGGTTCGGCATCTTCGTCGTGCTGCTGGTCGAGATTGCCGAAGTCACGCCACCCGTGGGGTTTAACCTGTTCGTGCTTCAGAACATGACGGGCAAGGACAGCACGCTGATCGCCAAGGCCGCCATCCCGTTTTTCCTGTGCCTGGTGCTGTGCATCGTGCTGATCACCGTCTTCCCGGAGATCGTCACCTGGCTGCCGGATGAGCTGATGGGCAAAAAGCGCTGA
- a CDS encoding TRAP transporter small permease: MRRFLDRLYDGAGALGGLCVFLIFVLMIWAGVGRQMNWRVSGINDIVAWLCAAGSFFAMAHAFRHGDFVRVTLFMEKLSPGMRRALEVVCLSIGVICVGYLTWWATSFTWESYEFKEMATGLVVIPIWIPQSTFAIGCWLLLIALIDELVGVLCGHTPSYQRAVEERHAAGDFSSDI, encoded by the coding sequence ATGCGGCGCTTTCTCGACCGACTCTACGATGGCGCGGGCGCTTTAGGCGGCCTGTGCGTCTTTCTGATCTTCGTGCTGATGATCTGGGCAGGCGTGGGCCGGCAGATGAATTGGCGCGTAAGCGGCATCAACGACATCGTTGCGTGGCTGTGCGCAGCGGGTTCGTTCTTCGCGATGGCCCACGCGTTTCGCCACGGCGACTTCGTGCGGGTGACCCTGTTCATGGAAAAGCTGTCGCCCGGTATGCGCCGCGCTCTGGAAGTGGTCTGCCTATCCATTGGCGTGATCTGCGTGGGCTACCTGACGTGGTGGGCCACCAGCTTTACCTGGGAAAGCTACGAGTTCAAAGAGATGGCCACCGGCCTGGTGGTCATCCCGATCTGGATCCCGCAAAGCACCTTTGCGATCGGCTGCTGGCTCTTGCTCATTGCGCTGATCGACGAGCTGGTCGGCGTGCTGTGCGGGCACACGCCCAGCTACCAGCGCGCCGTGGAAGAACGGCACGCCGCGGGTGACTTCTCTTCCGACATCTAA
- a CDS encoding TRAP transporter substrate-binding protein: MKRRTTLTAAVGLCLGALALTVNAQTKWDLPTAYPPANYHTENIVQFAKDVDAATAGKLKITVHANASLFKAPEIKRAVQSGQAQAGEILLANFANENPIYALDGVPFLATTYAESQKLYNVSKPAMDKLLAAQGMKVLFMVPWAPQGIYIKKEISAGADLKGVKWRAYSPATARIADLVGAQPVQIQQAELSAAMATGAVEAYMSSGSTGYDTKTYESIKNFYDTQAWIPKNAVLVNAKAFDALDPASKDAVLKAAAAAEARGWKVAQEKNEEYKKLLAERGMKIHKPSPKLEADMRQVGSTMQADWLKLAGADGAAIVDAYKKK; encoded by the coding sequence ATGAAGCGACGCACGACCCTGACCGCGGCGGTCGGTCTCTGCCTTGGCGCGCTGGCGCTGACCGTGAACGCACAGACCAAGTGGGATCTGCCCACCGCCTATCCGCCGGCGAATTACCACACCGAGAACATCGTGCAGTTCGCGAAGGACGTGGACGCGGCCACGGCGGGCAAACTGAAGATCACCGTGCACGCCAACGCCTCGCTGTTCAAGGCGCCCGAGATCAAGCGCGCTGTGCAAAGCGGCCAGGCGCAGGCCGGCGAGATTCTGCTGGCCAACTTCGCCAACGAGAACCCGATCTATGCGCTGGACGGTGTGCCCTTCCTGGCCACAACCTATGCCGAGTCGCAGAAGCTGTACAACGTGTCCAAGCCCGCCATGGACAAGCTGCTGGCCGCGCAAGGCATGAAGGTGCTGTTCATGGTGCCGTGGGCGCCCCAGGGCATCTACATCAAGAAGGAAATCAGTGCCGGTGCTGATCTGAAGGGCGTGAAATGGCGCGCCTACAGCCCGGCCACCGCCCGCATCGCCGACCTGGTGGGCGCGCAGCCTGTGCAGATCCAGCAGGCTGAGCTGAGCGCCGCCATGGCGACGGGCGCGGTCGAGGCGTACATGAGTTCGGGCTCCACCGGCTACGACACCAAGACCTACGAGAGCATCAAGAACTTCTACGACACGCAGGCCTGGATCCCCAAGAACGCGGTGCTGGTCAACGCCAAGGCCTTTGATGCGCTGGACCCAGCGTCGAAAGACGCCGTACTCAAAGCCGCGGCCGCCGCCGAGGCCCGCGGCTGGAAAGTCGCCCAGGAGAAGAACGAGGAATACAAAAAACTGTTGGCCGAGCGCGGCATGAAGATCCACAAGCCATCGCCCAAGCTGGAGGCCGACATGCGCCAGGTGGGCTCGACCATGCAGGCCGACTGGCTGAAGCTGGCGGGCGCTGACGGCGCGGCCATCGTGGACGCTTACAAGAAGAAATAA
- a CDS encoding winged helix DNA-binding protein codes for MSTKPTQRTKKGPDAGIVSSSHLVSPRSVEASEFEFGLIVAWNAFSRWLVRCMAAAGVPDVTVTDVLVLHHVNHRGRHKKLADICFVLNYEDTHVVAYALKKLVAAELLCTDKQGKDVFYKPTPEGEAAVQRYRAVRESCLVDSLDGKINPALGEQARLLRNMSGLYDQAARAASSL; via the coding sequence ATGAGCACCAAACCGACGCAGCGCACCAAGAAGGGGCCGGACGCGGGCATCGTTTCTTCGTCGCACCTCGTATCGCCGCGCAGCGTGGAGGCGTCGGAGTTCGAGTTCGGCCTGATCGTGGCCTGGAATGCATTCAGCCGCTGGCTCGTGCGCTGCATGGCCGCTGCCGGCGTGCCGGATGTGACGGTCACCGACGTGCTGGTGCTGCACCACGTCAACCACCGGGGCCGGCACAAGAAGCTGGCCGACATCTGCTTCGTACTCAACTACGAGGACACGCACGTGGTGGCCTACGCGCTGAAAAAGCTGGTCGCCGCGGAGCTGCTGTGCACCGACAAGCAGGGCAAGGACGTGTTCTACAAACCCACGCCGGAGGGCGAGGCTGCCGTGCAGCGCTACCGCGCGGTGCGCGAAAGCTGCTTGGTGGATAGCCTGGACGGCAAGATCAACCCCGCGCTGGGCGAGCAGGCGCGCCTGTTGCGCAACATGTCGGGCTTGTACGACCAGGCGGCGCGCGCTGCGTCATCACTATGA